agaagaagcagacgAGAGAGCAGCAAGCCGCTAAACACAATAACTGCACAAAGCGAAGGCGCAGATAAGTAAGCAAAAGCAATAACAAGATCAACAGCGACGAAGATGGCGATGGACAGACATAATGTTGATGATCATTAACCACCaccaacatcatcatcatcatcatcatcatcgtcgtcgtcgtcgtcgttttTGCCAATCAAATTCATAATTGTTATgtagttgtatatatatatacatatatacacttttttttttcaagtgtgtgtgtgtgtgtgtgtgcatgtgtgtgaatgCAAAACTATACGAACACTATGAACACAAAGAAATGTGAAAGCAACCGCAGCAAGAAGAGCaaacgcagctgcagctgcatttcTAAGAGAGCGCAATGTTAACGCAACAAATTATGTTAAATAACTCTCAGCACATGTAACTTTGGCATgccttgtatttgttttttttttcatttttgttttttttttttaatgaacaGTGATAAGGAAAAACTGCAGCTGCGACTGCGTTGAGTTGTGCTCTCTGAAGTGATCAGCATGCACGCgttttcctctctctctctcgcccgtGCACAAAACAAAGAGAGTGAGcgtctttttgttttgtgaacTTATgaacatgcaaaaaaaaaaaatgccaagaGGCGAACCGTTAGCTGCGAGCGCaagctgtatgtgtgtatatacgtgtgtgtgtgtgtgtgttagttaATTAAacgttaaaataaatgtaaatgagaattaattattaaattacatcaacatttttgcagtacaaataccaaatacataaaaacaaaagcaaaactaaaCCAAACGAACGGCAAAGCAGCCAACGaataaaaagaacaacaacaacaaaacaacaacaaataaaacaagagcagctgcagcagcagccagcaacaagaagaagaacaacaacagctagcAACAATTAACAAGCGAGCCACATGAGCAGCAGCGCGACGCCAACGCCGACGCAGACGCCAACGCCGACGACTTATGTAGCGTTACATGGCGAGCATAAAAAGTGAAATGCCGCCACTGCACGCGGCAGAGGCGCtagccgccagcagcagcagcagcagcgcaacggatagcggcggcggcggcggcggcagcagcacagcagcaacagcagcagcatcagcaacaacagcatcagcagcaacaacagttgctgctgccgccgctgctggctCTGGCGGCAGCGCGCCCGCAACGCCGAATGCCAATGCAACAATCAGCGCCGCTGCTGACTCCAGTGATAATCAGCCGGGCACGCCGCAGCCAacaacacagcagcagcagcaacagcaacagtcgcTTATGGCTGCCgaggcacagcagcaacagcaacaacaacaacagcagcagcagcagcagcaacaacagcaggcgTCGGGCATAACGCATCAGCCTTATGCGACCCATCACATGTAcccagcgcagcagcagcaaccgccgccgcagcagcagcagcaggtctATGGCAGTATCTATGCCAGCgatatgcagcagcaacagcagcagcagcagagctaCGCCGCCAGCAGCTACATTAACAGCTACGAGCAATTctatcagcaacaacaacagcagcagcagcagcagcagagcgtcGTCGACTATGGCAGCGCATACATTGACTACACAAAAGCCGTGCGCTATCATCCGTATTTGCAGCAGCCGACCTCCgtgctgccagcagcagcagcagctgccgccacagcagcaacagttgccgccgTCGAGGATGCTGCCGCGGTGGCAGCATCagtgacaacaacagcggcagcagcgggcGCTGCGATGAGTCCGCGCGTggttagcagcagcagccccaccTCCACCTCGTCGCATCTGCAGCTGAGCAGCGCCACGCCCAGTTCGCCAGGAGGCGGCTGCAAGCTGCAGTGCAAGAAATGCGGCATACTCAACACCAACGAGTCCGAGCTGCAGGAGCATATCGCCAATGTGCACGGCGAGTCGCCGTACGGCAGCAGCGGCTATGCCAGCTCGCCGTACATCAAGGAGGAgatgccgatgccgacgcCGACAGcggttgcagcagcagcagctgcggcggcggcggccagCGGCGAGTTGCTCGACTTGGACTCCCAGAAGATGGTCTATCatcagcaactgttgcagcagcaacagcagcagcaacaacaacaacagcatcaacagctgcagcagcagcagcagcagcaacacgatGCCGTTGTCTCCGGGCTGCCgttggcgttgccagatcCGCTGCACTCGATGCAGTCGATGCAGCAGCGCGCACTGCACAGCTGGGAGCAACAGGCGCCGCCAGCGGAGGCAGGCCTGCCCGCGTACATGCAACCGCTGTTGGACAAATCGCCGCATTATTACGGCTCGCCGAAGCAATCACCGTATCCGGCGACGGGCGGCATCAAGCAGGAATATGCGCTTATCAAATCCGAGTATGCCGACTCGCAGCACTATGTGGACAAATCGTTTGATCCGACTGCCGCGGAAGTGACCACCAGTCCGGCCGAGTTTCCCAGCACCACAACGGGTGGCGGCGGGCCACAGGATGGCGTCGGTGTCGGCAATGCGTCTGGCAATGCGGCGCCGCCGTATCGCGGCTTCGAACCGCCCAGCTCCAGTTCGGTGCTGCCGGCCAACAGTCTGACCGCCAAGGCGGCCACCTGGAAGTCGAACGAGGCGCGTCGCCCGAAGACCTACAATTGCACCGCGTGCAACAAGTGGTTCACCAGCTCGGGCCATCTGAAGCGGCATTATAACACGACGCTGCACAAGAATGCGGTCAAGTCGAGCGGCCAGCCCGATCCGGCCACGCTGCCCATATCTGCCCATCATCATCCCGCACGCGATCCCGTCACAAAGACCAGTCGACGCGGCAAtgctgccgcagcagcggcagcagcagcagcagccgccgccgcagcagcggctgccacACAACAGGAGCCGCCAGCGCCGGAGCCGCCCAGAAGTCCGCCCGATTATGGGGGCGGCGGTGTTTGTGGTGCGACGGGCGTGCAGGTGGGCGCCGCCATGTCGCAGTACTCGGCCTCGCCGTCGCCCaccgcccagcagcagcagcatcaattGGTTGCCAGCAATGGTTATGCAAGCAATGGGCATGGTCACGCCCACTATCATGGGCACTAcaacatgcagcagcagcagcagcaacaagtgcAATCGACGACAAACGCTTCACCACAGCATGctaacggcagcagcagcagcagcagcaataacggcaacaacaacaacaacaacaacaacagcggcagcagcaacagcagcagcaacaatcacAACTCCGTTTTGAACGGTCACCCAAACGGGCTAGCAGGTCCCTCCGCcccaatcaacaacaacaacaacaacacacaaatgCCGTCCTCCCAAATGAGGGGCCTGCTGaacaaaacaacaatcaacaacacaacaacaacatcaacaacaacaacaacaatagccacAGACACAACTATAAAGATCGAACAAATGGAGGACAGCAACTCAGCAATGGTCATGGAGGAGCAGCAACACCAGCTGGAGGAggaccaccagcagcagcagcagcagcagcagcaacacgtgttgcagcagcaacatcaccCACTGGAGCAGCAACAGGTCAGCTATCTGCTGTCGCGGCCAtatcacagcagcagcagcagcaacaacagcagcaacagcaactcgCCGCTTACTATTtaccaccaccagcaccagcaacagctgccgctgcagcagcagcagctgcagccgccgccgctgcagcagcagttggagctggaccagcagcaggagctgctgcagcagcagcaccaccaccaccaccaactGTTGCAGGCAATGGATTTCTCGCGCACccagccgctgctgccgccgccgcctatggcagcgctgctgccgcctATAACAATGGACTACAACATGCTGGCTTTGgatatgcagcagcagcacagcaatatgctgcagtgcagcagcatcagcacgcagcagcagccgtcgcTGCCGGTCACTATTACCACCACGCACACGCCCACCCTCACGCACACGCCCATCCACACGCACACGCCCACCACCACGcgcacgcccacgcccatgcccatgcaCACGCACATCAATATGGACATGGGATGCACCACTATGCAGGCGCAGCATTACCTGGCACCACAGCCGCTgtcgccgccgcagcagcagcagcagcatctgttGCTGgcggacaacaacagcagcagcagtacgGCCAGCAGCCATACGcccaacagcatcagcagcagcagcagcagcagcaacatcagcaacaacatcatcagcagctcagcagcagcaacagcgtcgcctccgccgccgcagcagcagcagcagcagccgccgccgccgcacatcatcaccagcagcagcagcagcagcagcaacaacaacatcaccagcagcaacatcaccagcagcaaccacaccaacagcaacagcagcaacatctccagcagcagcagcagcaacaacagcagcagcaacaccctGCCATGCTATCAGCAACTGCCGCCGGTGCTGGAGCACACAATGAGCTATCACACTATTATTGGTAACGAGACGGGCGCCTATGATGCCTACACCAGCGATGGCCATCAGATATTGCAGCTGATGCCCGCCTCGCTGTTCGCGCCCTATGCTCCACTATCGCCCTATTCGGTGGCCGCACAGCGTTCGCCGCAGGAGGGCGACTTGCCGCCGGTGCATACGTTGACCAATGCGTTGCAGGCACAGCAGGaggcgcaacagcaacagcagcagcatcaacatcagcaacagcaccagcagcataCGACTCTAACGctgctggccacgcccacaccgTATTCGCCCACAGTAAGCAGCTCGCGTGCAACACCAGCCCTCGAACTGGACATGGTGTCGCTGAtggcacaacagcagcagcaacagcaacagcaggaatATGAGCAatatcagctgcagcagcagcaacttgaacagcagcagcatcagctcgagcagcaacaactcgaacagttgcagcagcagcagcagcaacagcagcagcagcagctgcaacaaactGTTGCCGTGCTGCCCAAAAAGCGACGTGCTGCTGCCGCactgtcaacaacaacagcatctgGAATAGGAGCAACACAGCCGGCGAGCAAGAGGCgtcgcaacagcagcatcggTTCGACATCGCCGCACTCGACAACATTGCCATCGGGTCGCATCAAGTGCCTGGAATGCGACAAGGAGTTCACCAAGAACTGTTATCTCACACAGCACAACAAGAGCTTCCACTCCGGTGAGTATCCATATCGTTGCCAGAAGTGCGGCAAGCGCTTTCAGTGCGAGGAGATCTACACCACGCACCTGGGCAGGCATCGCACCCAAGACAAGCCGCACAAGTGCGAGCTGTGCCCCAAGCAATTCCATCACAAGACCGACTTGCGGCGTCACGTGGAGGCCATCCACACGGGCCTCAAGCAGCACATGTGCGATATATGCGAAAAGGGCTTCTGTCGCAAGGATCATCTGCGCAAGCATCTCGAAACGCACAATCGCCCGCGTGTTGTTGGCAAAAAggcggcagctgttgccgccgcAAAGGCTACGGCAGCGgcgacggcagcaacagccgccgcagcagctgcagcagcagcagcagcaacaacaataacaacaacaacaataattagtTGCATGCAAACAGACAATAATAAGCTGGACGATGTGGCCGCTGACGATGATAGTTTGCtagacgacgatgacgatgacgatgacgataatgatgcacagcagcaacagcagcagcagcagcagcaactgttgctgagCGGGGAGCATCATTTGATCAAGAACGAATTTGTTGATATTAAGCACGAGTATGAGGAAGAGTTTTCGGAGGAGTTTCAAATGATTGAGAAGGACATTGAAATGTATTGAAGGCAGGGGGGCCACGGGCTAGGGCATAGCTACAAATATAGTGCAGGGGCGGGTACGGGGAATGTGGGGCTTTGGGTGGGTCTTGGGTCTTACAAGGGCTGGGGCTTGTCTGCAAATGCTCGAGGCTTTGATTGgcttatttcatttcatttcgtaTCCTAACACAAAACTTTTGGTAACAACTTTTGATTGCACCAGCggcaataaattgttattaatttgttttttattttgtgacatttttgaaagttttcttattttacTTGTGTTGTGTAACAAATTTGTATTGCACTTGCagcaataaattgttgttcgcctgtttttttttttattttttttttttttggtttttgcattATTTCATAATCAAAGCCTTTAGCCTTTGCAGACACGCCCACTCAGCACAGCTGTAATTAACAGAACTTTTGCCATATATGAGAaggaaacacaaaacaaaaaataaaaacactaTGAAATAttcaactatatatatatatatatatatatatatatatatatatagatatatattttttgtattcgaAATTCCTAATTGTTGTAgcagcaaatttaatttaatgacaAACAAATCTATGttaaattgtattattattattaattatgaattaattattgtattatttctTGTCCTAgtattttgtagtttttttttttttttttttgtttgtataatttagtttttaaggCCGCGCATACCTCAAAGACAAGTAgagaaaagtaaagaaaagaatcgaaaagaaaaaacgctTAAAGAATGCAACACAAAAACTCAAATCAGGGCAGAaccatatatctatatgtctatatatctctctctctctctctctatatatatatatatatatatatatatatatgtatatgataaCTGTAACATTATAGGCAACTATCGTATATCGATCTACGGAGATTTGTTAGCGCACAATTTAGTTgattgttcatttttttttttattttttttttaattaatttaaataagttgttgtttttctgtcAGCCTGTAAACCATAAACACACGAATgccatatataaatgtgtaatgccaattgatatatagctatatactatatatatacatatatacatatccatATACATAGGTAACACTAGCCTACAAAACGCCAAATTGTcagcaaaaagagaaaaacaaaacaaaaacgcaaATATCAGGGATAATATTTACACTTAACAGTTACAattctcatatatagacacagacgtatatatatatatgtatatatagaaaatttattgactatatatatatatatatgtatatatgtgtgtgtgtggaaattgcgtatattatatatatatttattattattaatttctaatttatgcatttcttttgtaagccacaaaaataaacgaaaaataatccatttatatttatatattttttcgttttaatttttttataagctACAAAATTGAtcatttttgtataattttgcCTTAAAGTAAtactcaaaacaaaacaaaaaaataaccgaaacaaaaagaaatacaaaatttgccATTAGCTTTATGTTTTCATGTTGAAACCCAATTTTTtatgcacaaaacaaaaaacttccTTAAAATTTGCCCCataattttatatagtttatacacatgcataatttcttattattaaatttatataaatatatctttttttttatgtttgtgtgtgtgtgtgtgtgtgtgtgtgtgtgtaactagCGCAACCAAttttttaactatatatatatttagatattaGAATTAAAAAgagcgcaaaacaaaacaaaaaaaaaaagacaaagaaaaagttaaaaagGAATGCGCGAAGAGGCAGAACGGAAGCACGGAAGAAAGACGGAGACGCGTACCAAACCAAgatctatataaaaaaaaaagcaaaataaattattgaaaatgtttcaaaccaaaaaaaaaaaaaatcgaacaactttattattttccttatttcatttgtttatttccggtatattttcttatatattattttgtttcagtttattataaatattgtctatgatttttatttacagtttttggtttttatttctgAAGGAAATATATATGACTATATCCTATGATTCGTGCCTGAAAAccacattatatatatacatatatatatatagggaaGAGAAACATGTTAATCTAGAGAAAATAATTATGTTTTACTTTTAACAAGTCGAAACTTTAAGATTTATTAAAGGGCTTTCAGATAGTTATAACtggctctatatatatatataggtgtaGATATGGTACATTGGTAGagatatagtatatatatgtataggttATATATAGTTCAAatagttgtatatatatgtctatgtgtaggtatgtaggtacatatatatatatataggaataTGCGCACACTTATGTAGAAAGTGAGGGCATTTAAAAGTCGCTCAGCTGCGCGTCGTGCGCTGAACTTcttgttaattttgttaattatttttgttgaaatttatttttgcttttcggctgttgctgctgctaattCCAAAGAAACTACGTGCGtgtgtttaaatattattttattttattttattttttcttttctcgaGAGAAGTGGCCGCATACGAAAGCCGAGACGCAGGCAAATTGTGGCAAGCCGAATTTTAGCGACGCGCCGTTGATTATGTCCAAGAGAAAGACATGTGCACGTGtaggcacacatacacacacacatgtgtgtgtgtgcgtttatagatagttatatatatatatatatatgtgcctATATATGGCGAATTCGGTTCCTTGTggcacaacgacaacaacaacttgaggCATAAGGCAGCTGCAGCCAAAAGCTTGAGTTAGTTTGCTAGCTAGGCTCTagatcatatacatatatatatatatatatgtatatatatatatatatatatctgtttgTACTTCTCTGGTAACTGGCCGTGCGCTTTATGGCGACATCTAAGTGCCTCGGCAACAAATCATAAGCAGCAAGCAAagtatctttgtatctgtatctggcaaatgccaaaaaaaaaaaaagaaagaaagaaatgaaatgaaaaaaacatgaaaaccAAAGACAACGCCAGCAACataacacgcacacatgttGCCAGctgcctgtctgtgtgtgtgtgtgtgtgcgtgtatgtgtgtgtgcaggaaCAGCAGtaaatagccaaaaaaaaagtatatatattcacacacacacacaggcgcagCAAAGACAAAGTAGAAGAGACAAACGAAAAGTGCGCGCCACAGCAAgcggcagcagaagcagcagcacgaAGCACGCTGCGAGCAGCGAGTGTATCTCA
This window of the Drosophila virilis strain 15010-1051.87 chromosome X, Dvir_AGI_RSII-ME, whole genome shotgun sequence genome carries:
- the zld gene encoding LOW QUALITY PROTEIN: transcription factor Zelda (The sequence of the model RefSeq protein was modified relative to this genomic sequence to represent the inferred CDS: deleted 3 bases in 2 codons), whose protein sequence is MASIKSEMPPLHAAEALAASSSSSSATDSGGGGGGSSTAATAAASATTASAATTVAAAAAAGSGGSAPATPNANATISAAADSSDNQPGTPQPTTQQQQQQQQSLMAAEAQQQQQQQQQQQQQQQQQQASGITHQPYATHHMYPAQQQQPPPQQQQQVYGSIYASDMQQQQQQQQSYAASSYINSYEQFYQQQQQQQQQQQSVVDYGSAYIDYTKAVRYHPYLQQPTSVLPAAAAAAATAATVAAVEDAAAVAASVTTTAAAAGAAMSPRVVSSSSPTSTSSHLQLSSATPSSPGGGCKLQCKKCGILNTNESELQEHIANVHGESPYGSSGYASSPYIKEEMPMPTPTAVAAAAAAAAAASGELLDLDSQKMVYHQQLLQQQQQQQQQQQHQQLQQQQQQQHDAVVSGLPLALPDPLHSMQSMQQRALHSWEQQAPPAEAGLPAYMQPLLDKSPHYYGSPKQSPYPATGGIKQEYALIKSEYADSQHYVDKSFDPTAAEVTTSPAEFPSTTTGGGGPQDGVGVGNASGNAAPPYRGFEPPSSSSVLPANSLTAKAATWKSNEARRPKTYNCTACNKWFTSSGHLKRHYNTTLHKNAVKSSGQPDPATLPISAHHHPARDPVTKTSRRGNAAAAAAAAAAAAAAAAAATQQEPPAPEPPRSPPDYGGGGVCGATGVQVGAAMSQYSASPSPTAQQQQHQLVASNGYASNGHGHAHYHGHYNMQQQQQQQVQSTTNASPQHANGSSSSSSNNQQQQQQQQQRQQQQQQQNHNSVLNGHPNGLAGPSAPINNNNNNTQMPSSQMRGLLNKTTINNTTTTSTTTTTIATDTTIKIEQMEDSNSAMVMEEQQHQLEEDHQQQQQQQQQHVLQQQHHPLEQQQVSYLLSRPYHSSSSSNNSSNSNSPLTIYHHQHQQQLPLQQQQLQPPPLQQQLELDQQQELLQQQHHHHHQLLQAMDFSRTQPLLPPPPMAALLPPITMDYNMLALDMQQQHSNMLQCSSISTQQQPSLPVTITTTHTPTLTHTPIHTHTPTTTRTPTPMPMHTHINMDMGCTTMQAQHYLAPQPLSPPQQQQQHLLLADNNSSSSTASSHTPNSISSSSSSSNISNNIISSSAAATASPPPPQQQQQQPPPPHIITSSSSSSSNNNITSSNITSSNHTNSNSSNISSSSSSNNSSSNTLPCYQQLPPVLEHTMSYHTIIGNETGAYDAYTSDGHQILQLMPASLFAPYAPLSPYSVAAQRSPQEGDLPPVHTLTNALQAQQEAQQQQQQHQHQQQHQQHTTLTLLATPTPYSPTVSSSRATPALELDMVSLMAQQQQQQQQQEYEQYQLQQQQLEQQQHQLEQQQLEQLQQQQQQQQQQQLQQTVAVLPKKRRAAAALSTTTASGIGATQPASKRRRNSSIGSTSPHSTTLPSGRIKCLECDKEFTKNCYLTQHNKSFHSGEYPYRCQKCGKRFQCEEIYTTHLGRHRTQDKPHKCELCPKQFHHKTDLRRHVEAIHTGLKQHMCDICEKGFCRKDHLRKHLETHNRPRVVGKKAAAVAAAKATAAATAATAAAAAAAAAAATTITTTTIISCMQTDNNKLDDVAADDDSLLDDDDDDDDDNDAQQQQQQQQQQLLLSGEHHLIKNEFVDIKHEYEEEFSEEFQMIEKDIEMY